In [Clostridium] cellulosi, one genomic interval encodes:
- a CDS encoding hypothetical protein (Family membership) encodes MGLNDRKSNTHTFRKAFFGYERSQVEREFCKLKEDIRSYIEEIDKLRDEQLELSDKLEQYKSIEEENLKLKEELKRYKAIEEAMQQCLMLAQQTSDEIKNSAAEKAQGIISEAEKSAQKIINDANLEANKIKMAYETAKNEIYSFKAKSESLLQAQLDIIKQLAP; translated from the coding sequence ATGGGCCTAAACGACAGAAAGTCAAATACGCATACCTTCCGCAAAGCATTTTTTGGTTATGAAAGAAGTCAGGTTGAGAGAGAGTTTTGCAAATTAAAAGAAGACATAAGATCATATATTGAAGAGATAGACAAATTAAGGGACGAGCAGTTAGAACTGAGTGATAAGCTGGAGCAGTATAAATCTATAGAAGAGGAAAACCTGAAATTGAAAGAAGAACTAAAGCGTTATAAGGCTATAGAAGAGGCAATGCAGCAGTGCCTGATGCTTGCCCAGCAGACAAGCGACGAAATCAAAAACAGCGCCGCCGAAAAAGCCCAGGGCATAATCAGCGAAGCTGAGAAATCGGCGCAGAAGATAATCAATGACGCCAACCTCGAAGCCAACAAGATTAAGATGGCATACGAAACGGCAAAGAACGAGATCTACAGTTTCAAGGCGAAATCAGAATCGCTCCTGCAAGCCCAGTTGGATATTATTAAGCAACTGGCACCCTGA
- the GER1 gene encoding GDP-L-fucose synthase 1 (High confidence in function and specificity), with protein MDKGSKIYVAGHTGMVGSAIVRSLVRQGYTNIVSATHKELDLTNQAQTEAFFEREKPEYVFLAAAKVGGIHANDTYPADFIMENMAIQCNVLRSAFKNHVRKLMLLGSSCIYPKKCPQPIKEEYLLTGELEPTNEAYALAKISGIKMCQSYNKQYGTKYISVMPASLYGVNDRFDIENSHVIPSMIIKFHKAKVNNSPVVELWGTGTPLREFLYVDDMADACVYLMNNYEGNEFINIGSGQEISIRELAEKIKKVVGYEGKIVFDSSKPDGTPRRVLDNTKIFKTGWKPKVSLDEGLEREYKYYLDNIVGSH; from the coding sequence TTGGATAAAGGGAGCAAAATTTATGTAGCGGGCCATACCGGAATGGTCGGTTCTGCGATTGTCAGAAGCCTTGTCCGGCAGGGATATACGAATATCGTTTCGGCCACGCATAAGGAGCTTGATTTGACCAATCAGGCCCAGACCGAAGCCTTCTTCGAGCGGGAAAAACCTGAATATGTGTTTCTTGCCGCGGCTAAAGTCGGCGGAATTCATGCCAACGATACTTATCCCGCGGATTTTATTATGGAAAATATGGCAATCCAGTGCAACGTGTTAAGAAGCGCCTTTAAGAACCATGTCCGAAAACTGATGCTCCTCGGAAGCTCCTGTATTTATCCCAAAAAGTGCCCGCAGCCTATTAAAGAGGAGTACCTGCTGACCGGCGAACTGGAGCCGACAAATGAGGCTTACGCCCTTGCCAAGATTTCAGGCATTAAAATGTGCCAGTCCTACAATAAACAATACGGGACAAAATATATCAGCGTCATGCCCGCCAGCCTTTATGGCGTAAACGACAGGTTCGATATTGAGAATTCCCACGTCATTCCCTCAATGATAATCAAGTTCCACAAGGCAAAGGTAAATAACAGCCCCGTCGTTGAGCTTTGGGGAACGGGTACGCCGCTCAGGGAATTTCTCTATGTAGACGATATGGCGGATGCCTGCGTATATCTGATGAACAACTATGAGGGCAACGAGTTTATCAATATCGGCTCCGGTCAGGAGATAAGCATTCGGGAACTGGCGGAAAAGATTAAAAAGGTCGTTGGATATGAAGGCAAAATCGTATTCGATTCGAGCAAACCCGACGGCACTCCGAGAAGGGTATTGGACAATACCAAAATCTTTAAAACCGGATGGAAGCCGAAAGTCTCGCTGGACGAGGGCTTAGAAAGGGAATACAAGTACTACTTAGATAATATAGTGGGTTCGCATTAA
- the Gmd gene encoding GDP-mannose 4,6 dehydratase (High confidence in function and specificity), producing MKKALITGITGQDGSYLTELLLKKGYEVHGIVRRSSNVNTQRIEHLLADDSIRDKKLFLHYGDLNDSGSLSRLLYQIQPSEVYNLAAQSDVKISFDIPEYTSDVNALGTLRLLGSIKEVDPSIKYYQASSSELFGKVRETPQTENTPFYPRSPYAAAKLYAYWITVNYREAYGMFACNGILFNHESPRRGENFVTRKITKGISNILKGKQDKLILGNLDAKRDWGYAGDYVEAMWLILQQEKPDDYVVATGETHTVREFCELAFKCVGIDIAWEGSGLNEIGVDSRTGKQLIGISERYFRPSEVDLLLGNAKKAREKLGWSPKVSFEELVKIMVNADLNP from the coding sequence ATGAAAAAAGCATTGATAACAGGTATAACCGGACAGGATGGGTCCTATCTGACGGAATTGCTGCTTAAAAAAGGGTATGAAGTCCATGGGATAGTCCGCAGAAGCAGCAATGTAAATACCCAGAGAATTGAACATCTGCTCGCGGACGATTCCATCAGAGACAAAAAGCTGTTTTTGCATTACGGTGATTTAAACGACAGCGGCAGTTTAAGCAGGCTGCTGTATCAGATACAGCCGTCTGAAGTATATAATCTCGCCGCGCAGAGCGACGTTAAAATCTCCTTTGATATACCGGAATATACGTCCGACGTTAATGCGCTCGGCACACTGAGGCTGCTCGGGAGCATAAAAGAGGTTGACCCGAGTATCAAATACTATCAGGCGTCCTCCAGCGAGCTGTTTGGAAAGGTGCGGGAAACGCCCCAGACTGAAAATACTCCCTTTTACCCGAGAAGCCCTTATGCCGCAGCGAAACTTTATGCCTATTGGATAACCGTAAATTACAGAGAAGCATATGGCATGTTTGCCTGCAACGGTATCTTGTTTAACCACGAATCGCCCAGAAGAGGCGAAAATTTCGTGACGAGAAAGATTACAAAGGGCATTTCGAATATATTGAAGGGCAAGCAGGATAAACTTATTCTCGGCAACCTCGACGCAAAACGCGACTGGGGTTACGCCGGGGATTATGTTGAGGCCATGTGGCTTATACTTCAGCAGGAAAAACCCGACGACTATGTTGTTGCCACCGGTGAGACCCATACGGTAAGGGAATTCTGTGAGCTCGCCTTTAAGTGTGTGGGTATTGATATCGCCTGGGAAGGCAGCGGCTTGAATGAAATCGGGGTGGACAGCAGAACAGGAAAACAGCTTATAGGGATAAGCGAGCGGTATTTCAGGCCGAGTGAAGTGGATCTGCTGCTCGGCAATGCGAAAAAAGCCCGCGAAAAGCTCGGATGGTCGCCGAAAGTATCCTTTGAGGAGCTTGTGAAAATTATGGTGAATGCAGATTTGAATCCTTGA
- a CDS encoding putative aminoglycoside phosphotransferase (High confidence in function and specificity), which produces MTMADKLAKYVEYVKRKFPQIQVTNVGFNLTDGNHSDVVIINDEHIFKFAKYDWTACYLANQCKITSFVSEYIDTRLPKMELIEDSAVKCDFIKGAPLTRDQILKLSIGDQNHIARQIGSFLRQLHAVPLKAAKFYKIGDAQVDITKENVLSEIRDIKRKIYPYCDSLSQKTIDENLEVVLSDKNFLKYTPAVIHANPNPAAFIFDKETKKLNGVIGFGFSGIGDPAYDLGVILECYGEVFLKRVAKYYGDMSNLISRARFYAYFNGLMWAKRTADMITTRDFSKFRFYQCAKDCMPVGSPW; this is translated from the coding sequence ATGACAATGGCTGATAAGCTGGCAAAGTACGTTGAATATGTCAAAAGAAAGTTTCCGCAGATACAAGTCACGAATGTTGGGTTCAACCTGACGGATGGAAATCACAGTGATGTTGTCATTATAAACGATGAGCATATTTTTAAATTCGCAAAATACGACTGGACGGCCTGTTATCTGGCAAACCAATGCAAAATAACCTCGTTTGTGAGCGAGTATATTGATACCCGCCTGCCGAAAATGGAATTGATTGAGGACAGCGCGGTTAAATGTGATTTTATTAAAGGGGCGCCGCTCACACGCGACCAGATACTGAAACTTAGCATCGGTGACCAGAACCATATCGCAAGGCAGATAGGCAGCTTTTTGCGTCAGCTTCACGCAGTGCCTCTTAAGGCGGCAAAGTTCTATAAAATCGGCGATGCGCAGGTGGATATTACAAAAGAAAATGTCTTGTCCGAGATAAGGGATATAAAGCGAAAAATATATCCCTACTGCGACAGCCTGTCTCAAAAGACAATTGACGAAAACCTTGAGGTTGTCCTTAGCGACAAGAACTTCCTTAAATATACCCCTGCCGTCATACATGCCAACCCCAACCCCGCGGCCTTTATCTTCGATAAAGAGACGAAAAAGTTAAACGGAGTCATAGGATTTGGCTTTTCCGGCATAGGCGACCCGGCATATGACCTCGGCGTCATCCTCGAATGTTACGGAGAGGTATTCTTAAAGCGTGTCGCCAAGTATTACGGCGACATGTCGAATCTTATCAGCAGGGCCAGGTTCTATGCTTATTTTAATGGCCTGATGTGGGCAAAGAGGACGGCAGATATGATAACCACCAGGGACTTTTCAAAATTCAGGTTCTATCAATGCGCAAAGGACTGCATGCCGGTGGGGAGCCCGTGGTAA
- a CDS encoding hypothetical protein (High confidence in function and specificity), translating into MPTNKFLLIKALGRSIWKDVDHVICQIYAAELTGRTPVVYWGMESMYSTSIDTNAFEVFFEPVSEYTVDDVIRPEFTYYPPVWKYENVMAEDTDRLKMEGRDLKSMMESDANVVVSDVYYPLRALLPWSTSAHWSYGMTPCQIYRRLFKKYLKPKPEIKREIKKFINTHPDFRDERPIIGVHVREDAIVTEVAQLYDLNEYYKPHVWDFISRFNIRHVFLITDSNKIFRQYKKLYGKNDMMIYPESKKIKFAERIPTCLLDYPNKRHKGVEMQKDTIEIIKDTYLAAQCDFFIGNGYSSLSNTVMRLKDWPETNIKLLY; encoded by the coding sequence ATGCCGACTAATAAATTTCTGTTGATCAAGGCTCTCGGACGCAGTATATGGAAAGATGTGGACCATGTAATATGCCAAATCTATGCCGCTGAGCTGACGGGACGGACCCCAGTCGTATACTGGGGCATGGAAAGCATGTATAGCACGTCAATAGATACAAATGCTTTCGAAGTATTCTTTGAACCTGTGTCGGAATATACGGTGGACGATGTAATCCGTCCTGAATTCACCTATTATCCCCCTGTTTGGAAATATGAAAATGTCATGGCGGAAGACACTGACAGACTGAAGATGGAAGGCCGCGATCTGAAGAGCATGATGGAAAGCGACGCGAATGTCGTCGTAAGCGACGTCTATTATCCCTTGAGGGCGCTTTTACCCTGGTCCACAAGTGCTCATTGGTCATATGGCATGACACCCTGTCAGATCTACCGCAGGCTGTTTAAAAAATATCTCAAGCCGAAGCCCGAGATAAAGAGGGAGATCAAGAAATTCATCAATACCCACCCTGACTTTAGGGACGAACGGCCGATTATCGGCGTCCATGTGCGGGAAGACGCCATAGTCACTGAGGTGGCGCAGTTATACGATTTGAACGAGTATTATAAGCCCCATGTATGGGACTTTATAAGCCGGTTCAATATACGGCATGTTTTCCTTATTACCGACTCCAATAAAATCTTCAGGCAGTACAAAAAGCTCTATGGCAAAAACGATATGATGATCTATCCCGAAAGCAAGAAAATCAAATTTGCGGAGCGGATTCCGACCTGCCTGCTGGACTATCCCAATAAGCGCCATAAGGGAGTTGAGATGCAAAAGGATACGATTGAAATTATCAAGGACACCTACCTGGCCGCCCAATGCGATTTCTTTATTGGCAACGGATATTCGAGCCTTTCAAATACCGTAATGCGCCTTAAAGATTGGCCTGAGACAAATATAAAGCTGCTGTACTGA
- a CDS encoding hypothetical protein (High confidence in function and specificity) has translation MNERFLLIKSWGCGFWSDVDHVMGQLLAAQITRRIPVVYWGTNSLYSESFTTNAFDLYFEPVSEYTIHDIAKPEYTFYPPIWNSKNIMVEDLDKIAWTYRDLGDMLASDANVVVSDVHYFIRPMIPYIPAEHWAYGMTAHEIYRCLFNIYLKLKPDIQQEIDEFYDQNMKGKGPLLGVHIRGGDKVREVEKLSNLNKRYQTEIDKYISKFGIKKILLLTDCEEILEHFKKLYGSMLVFTDCRRGKLADTRNAAHLQNYSNKRRKGIEIIKDTYLGARCDYFIGNGYSNVSYTVKRLKDWPDEHMTLFYRSLKQEKRMARKRKRKAAAVRAAWAKNHKIEYPEFYGGVNTYAD, from the coding sequence ATGAATGAACGGTTTTTATTGATAAAATCATGGGGCTGCGGTTTCTGGTCAGATGTTGACCATGTGATGGGGCAGCTTCTCGCGGCTCAGATAACACGCAGAATCCCGGTTGTATACTGGGGCACAAACAGCCTTTATTCCGAATCCTTTACTACAAACGCCTTCGACCTATATTTTGAACCGGTGTCTGAATACACTATCCACGATATTGCGAAACCGGAATATACTTTCTATCCCCCGATTTGGAACTCAAAAAACATTATGGTGGAGGACCTCGACAAGATAGCGTGGACCTATAGGGATCTGGGCGATATGTTGGCAAGCGACGCTAATGTGGTGGTAAGCGACGTTCACTATTTTATACGGCCGATGATCCCGTATATCCCGGCGGAACACTGGGCGTACGGCATGACGGCGCATGAAATCTACCGCTGCCTTTTCAATATTTATTTGAAACTAAAGCCTGATATACAGCAAGAGATAGACGAATTTTATGACCAGAATATGAAAGGCAAAGGCCCGCTGCTGGGAGTCCATATCCGCGGCGGCGACAAGGTTCGGGAGGTAGAAAAGCTCTCTAACTTAAATAAGAGATATCAGACGGAAATAGACAAATATATAAGCAAATTCGGCATCAAGAAGATATTGCTCTTGACGGACTGCGAGGAGATATTGGAGCATTTCAAGAAGCTCTACGGCTCAATGCTTGTGTTTACTGACTGCAGGAGGGGAAAGCTGGCCGATACCAGAAACGCCGCCCATCTGCAGAACTACAGCAACAAACGGAGAAAAGGCATTGAGATTATAAAAGACACTTATCTTGGGGCAAGATGTGATTATTTCATTGGAAACGGGTATTCCAATGTTTCTTATACAGTAAAGCGGTTAAAGGACTGGCCCGATGAGCATATGACCCTTTTCTACCGTAGTTTAAAACAGGAAAAGCGCATGGCCAGAAAGAGGAAGAGAAAAGCAGCGGCAGTACGGGCCGCTTGGGCGAAAAACCATAAAATCGAGTATCCGGAATTCTACGGAGGTGTCAATACCTATGCCGACTAA
- a CDS encoding GDP-fucose protein O-fucosyltransferase (High confidence in function and specificity), producing MPSDKFLLIKAWSYILWNDVEHVLSQLLIAELTGRTPVVYWPTYCLHNGFINTNGFELYFEPVSEYSIFDVAKSEYTYYPPVWDEDNLLMDDPDRDKLVYRNIGDILSRKENVVVGDVYFDLYDLIPYIKKDNPAYGMTVNQIYSYLFHKYIRLKQDIIAEINGFYRSWLSDEGPVLAVHVCAPEKDYEYNAESGRVEGSRFYPKGYQNSKDDKLQTRFKIPLFWRKREILKANAPYHGEIKKYVDKYDIKKIFLVTNSQAVLNEYKQKYGSMIVATKSKRAEEDEKVKYLDSYIVKRRAGIDILKDTYLASMCDFFIGNDFSSLSHAVTIMKDWPEGNAKLLYWEYRRKKYPINADIITIQKRNSPFAKAKKLFNKLLKR from the coding sequence ATGCCCAGCGACAAATTTCTACTCATAAAAGCCTGGAGCTATATTTTGTGGAATGACGTTGAACATGTTTTATCCCAGCTTCTTATTGCCGAGCTTACTGGCAGGACGCCAGTAGTATATTGGCCGACGTATTGCCTGCATAACGGTTTTATCAATACAAACGGGTTTGAACTGTATTTTGAGCCTGTTTCAGAATATTCGATATTTGATGTTGCCAAGTCTGAATACACCTATTACCCGCCGGTATGGGACGAAGATAATCTGCTGATGGATGACCCAGACAGGGATAAGTTGGTGTACAGAAATATTGGCGATATATTGAGCAGAAAAGAGAATGTCGTGGTCGGCGATGTCTATTTTGATTTATATGACCTGATTCCTTATATAAAAAAGGATAATCCGGCGTACGGGATGACAGTAAACCAAATCTACAGTTATCTGTTTCACAAATATATACGGTTAAAACAGGATATAATCGCCGAAATCAATGGTTTTTACAGGTCATGGCTCAGCGATGAAGGCCCTGTTTTGGCTGTTCATGTGTGCGCACCGGAAAAGGATTATGAGTATAACGCCGAAAGCGGAAGAGTAGAAGGCTCAAGGTTTTACCCAAAAGGTTATCAAAACAGCAAAGATGATAAGCTTCAGACACGGTTTAAAATTCCCCTGTTTTGGCGCAAACGCGAGATTTTGAAAGCGAACGCACCGTATCACGGGGAAATTAAAAAATATGTCGACAAGTATGATATCAAAAAGATATTCCTCGTTACAAACAGCCAAGCGGTTTTGAATGAATACAAGCAGAAATACGGTTCTATGATTGTGGCAACCAAATCTAAGAGAGCCGAGGAGGACGAGAAGGTCAAGTATCTTGACAGCTATATCGTAAAAAGGCGGGCCGGGATCGATATCCTGAAAGATACCTATCTCGCGTCAATGTGCGACTTCTTTATCGGGAATGATTTCTCGAGCTTATCTCATGCAGTAACAATTATGAAAGATTGGCCGGAAGGCAACGCAAAGCTGCTTTATTGGGAATACCGCAGAAAGAAATACCCGATTAACGCGGACATTATAACAATTCAGAAAAGGAACAGTCCTTTTGCCAAAGCCAAAAAGCTGTTTAATAAGCTTTTAAAACGGTAA
- a CDS encoding nucleoside-diphosphate-sugar epimerase (High confidence in function and specificity) has protein sequence MPAGRRPCETVRGVVMDRIIKEDCLEYLKKIDLSPLKGKTVFITGANGLIGTYIIYMLHLANLTQDAGINIVATSRNAPCSKLSDIFSGRYTFISADLAKDGVPELPFKTDYIIHGATYAQPATFIKKYRETILLNTAVTESLLKKAKDDGASFLFLSSSEVYGNPDKAHIPTPEDYPGLCTPVSVRAVYSEAKRLGETICFCYRNFEDLDVKIARISMTYGPGVTINDKRVLGEFMRQALFDHKIKMIDDGRKERPFCYIADSVIMLLNILLYGKDFVYNVGINERISIRQLAEEICRQTGSSLEIEQRKTPTGRNIEESPECVQLDVSKACSEFGITSFKPFSEGLKRTIEWNMLNLK, from the coding sequence ATGCCAGCGGGCCGCAGACCTTGTGAAACAGTAAGGGGCGTTGTTATGGACAGAATCATTAAAGAGGACTGCCTTGAGTATCTAAAGAAGATTGATTTGTCGCCGCTTAAAGGTAAAACAGTCTTTATTACCGGCGCCAACGGGCTGATTGGAACATATATTATCTATATGCTCCACCTTGCGAATCTGACTCAGGACGCGGGTATAAATATTGTCGCCACAAGCAGGAACGCCCCCTGCAGCAAGCTGTCCGATATATTCAGCGGCCGCTACACTTTTATATCGGCGGACCTTGCCAAAGACGGCGTTCCGGAGCTTCCGTTCAAAACCGATTATATTATCCACGGGGCGACCTATGCCCAGCCGGCGACGTTTATAAAAAAGTACAGGGAGACTATCCTCCTAAACACAGCGGTTACTGAAAGTCTGCTGAAGAAAGCGAAAGATGACGGGGCAAGCTTCCTTTTCTTAAGCTCTTCCGAGGTTTACGGCAACCCGGACAAGGCGCATATACCGACGCCGGAGGATTACCCGGGGCTTTGCACGCCGGTGAGCGTGCGGGCGGTCTATTCGGAGGCAAAGCGCCTCGGGGAAACCATCTGCTTCTGCTATCGCAATTTTGAAGATTTAGATGTAAAGATAGCCCGTATCTCAATGACCTACGGGCCGGGGGTTACCATCAATGACAAGCGCGTTTTGGGTGAATTCATGCGCCAGGCGCTCTTTGACCATAAGATTAAGATGATAGATGACGGCAGAAAGGAGCGGCCGTTCTGCTACATTGCCGACTCTGTGATTATGCTGCTGAATATACTCCTTTACGGCAAAGACTTTGTCTATAACGTCGGCATTAATGAGAGGATATCCATAAGGCAATTGGCAGAGGAGATATGCCGCCAAACCGGCAGCAGCCTTGAAATTGAACAGCGTAAAACGCCGACCGGCCGCAATATAGAAGAATCGCCGGAATGTGTTCAGCTTGATGTTTCCAAAGCGTGCTCTGAATTTGGCATAACCAGCTTTAAGCCCTTCAGTGAGGGACTTAAACGGACAATAGAGTGGAACATGCTCAACTTAAAATAA
- a CDS encoding pyruvate/2-oxoglutarate dehydrogenase complex, dehydrogenase component beta subunit (High confidence in function and specificity), protein MPWTTVQVEKLGEFYIKGDSDSDRVISYKDALYEATDQALARDPRVFVLGEGVDDPAGVFGTTKGLQEKYGKERVFDTPICENSLTGFAAGAAMAGLRPILVHSRMDFLVLSLDQLTNHASKWHYMFGGRVNVPMVVRTISARGWGSGAQHSQCVQGMLMNTPGLKIAAPATPYDAKGLLISSIADNGPVLFVEHRWLYKTTGGVPESLYAIPFGKGAIRRKGTDITIVAVSYMVVEAMKAAEKLQAQGISAEIVDPRTIKPIDEDIICESVAKTGRLLITDTGCKTGGVAAEIAAIVGEKAFHHLKAPIVRVCCPDTPTPASDVLEKAYYPSADTICQRAADLVKQ, encoded by the coding sequence ATGCCTTGGACAACAGTTCAAGTTGAAAAGTTAGGAGAGTTTTATATAAAAGGCGACTCGGATTCAGACAGGGTTATCTCATATAAGGACGCACTATATGAAGCGACCGACCAGGCCCTTGCCAGAGACCCCAGGGTTTTTGTATTGGGAGAGGGAGTCGATGACCCGGCCGGGGTTTTCGGCACCACCAAGGGGCTGCAAGAGAAATACGGGAAGGAGCGGGTTTTTGATACCCCTATCTGTGAGAACTCGCTGACCGGATTTGCCGCCGGCGCGGCCATGGCGGGGCTAAGGCCGATATTGGTTCACAGCAGGATGGATTTTCTGGTGCTGTCGTTAGACCAACTGACCAACCATGCGAGCAAGTGGCATTATATGTTCGGCGGCAGGGTCAATGTCCCGATGGTAGTGCGGACCATCAGCGCCCGCGGCTGGGGGTCAGGTGCCCAACATTCCCAGTGCGTTCAGGGTATGCTGATGAACACGCCGGGGCTTAAAATCGCCGCGCCCGCGACGCCCTATGACGCAAAGGGGCTGCTGATTTCAAGTATCGCGGATAACGGGCCTGTGCTTTTTGTCGAGCATAGATGGCTATACAAAACCACCGGCGGCGTACCGGAAAGCCTGTACGCCATACCTTTCGGCAAAGGCGCCATAAGGAGAAAAGGCACCGATATCACGATTGTCGCCGTCTCGTATATGGTGGTAGAGGCGATGAAGGCGGCGGAAAAACTGCAGGCTCAAGGGATATCCGCCGAGATTGTTGACCCGAGAACCATAAAGCCGATTGACGAGGATATTATTTGTGAATCCGTCGCCAAAACCGGACGGCTCCTTATAACAGATACAGGCTGCAAAACCGGCGGCGTTGCCGCGGAGATAGCCGCAATTGTCGGTGAAAAGGCGTTTCATCATCTAAAAGCGCCGATAGTCAGGGTATGCTGCCCGGATACGCCCACACCTGCCAGCGACGTTTTGGAAAAGGCGTACTATCCGAGCGCAGATACCATATGCCAGCGGGCCGCAGACCTTGTGAAACAGTAA
- a CDS encoding dehydrogenase E1 component (High confidence in function and specificity) — MTAGLRRTPSSQIPTNSILCYKAGFYEGDGVVENCRFIDLYAMMLKIRLVERRIEAEYKYDEIKTPIHLSIGQEAVAVGICCQLRKDDYVFGTHRSHAQYLAKGGDLKSMIAELYLRKTGCSRGRGGSMHLVAPEVGIFGSTAIVGGDIPLGTGTALASKLQHNDRVTAVFFGDGAVDEGTFHESLNFASLKKLPVIYICENNLYAINSKVTARHSGDGIYRWAQSYNMPSWQIDGNDVIKVMEIGKKAIENCRKGNGPTFIECLTYRWKGHIGTVDDLGKGYRPKEEYDYWVSKCPIKWFGDYLRSKGILDDETDKRIHDEINAEIEEAFEFAQSSPKPEPKELEESVYAK; from the coding sequence ATGACCGCAGGATTGCGCAGAACCCCTTCATCACAAATTCCTACAAACTCAATATTATGTTATAAGGCAGGTTTTTATGAAGGGGATGGTGTGGTGGAAAACTGCAGGTTTATAGATTTATACGCAATGATGCTGAAAATCCGGCTGGTTGAGCGAAGGATTGAGGCGGAATATAAATATGATGAGATAAAAACGCCGATTCACTTGTCGATTGGTCAGGAAGCGGTTGCCGTCGGCATCTGCTGCCAACTGAGAAAGGACGACTATGTTTTCGGGACGCACCGCAGTCATGCGCAGTATCTCGCCAAAGGCGGCGATTTGAAGAGCATGATTGCCGAGCTGTACCTAAGAAAAACTGGGTGCTCCCGCGGGAGAGGCGGCTCAATGCACCTGGTGGCTCCCGAGGTTGGCATATTCGGGTCAACCGCGATAGTGGGCGGGGATATCCCTCTGGGTACAGGGACGGCACTCGCCTCAAAATTGCAGCACAACGACCGGGTAACCGCAGTTTTCTTCGGAGACGGCGCAGTGGATGAGGGCACATTCCATGAGAGCCTGAATTTCGCTTCGCTGAAGAAGCTTCCGGTAATCTATATATGTGAAAACAACCTCTACGCAATAAATTCTAAGGTAACGGCGCGCCATTCTGGAGACGGCATTTACCGCTGGGCGCAAAGCTATAACATGCCAAGCTGGCAGATTGACGGAAACGACGTAATCAAGGTAATGGAAATCGGTAAAAAGGCCATTGAAAACTGCAGAAAAGGAAATGGGCCGACGTTTATCGAATGCCTCACCTACAGGTGGAAAGGGCATATCGGTACAGTCGACGACCTCGGAAAGGGGTATAGGCCTAAGGAAGAATATGATTACTGGGTTTCAAAGTGCCCGATTAAATGGTTCGGGGATTATCTGAGGTCAAAAGGCATATTGGATGACGAAACAGACAAACGGATTCACGATGAAATAAACGCCGAGATTGAGGAGGCGTTTGAATTTGCCCAAAGCTCACCAAAGCCTGAGCCGAAGGAATTAGAGGAGTCTGTTTACGCTAAATAA